The segment CCGTATATTTTTTCATACCCTAATTCTTTTGCCACTGTAAGAAAATTTCCCGTTCCACAACAAGGATCCAGAATTATGGATTTTTTTGGCAAACTCAAAAATTCCATAATTTGACTTGCTAATTTTATATCTGTGTAAAAAATACCATTATCTTTTTTAAAACCTGCATTAAGAGATTTTTCGTAATTTTTACTAATACAAGAATAATGTTCTAATGATATTTTAATCATTTTAAATTAGCTTCATATTATATGGCATATAATCATTATACTACTCCCACTCTATCGTTGCAGGCGGTTTGCTAGAGATGTCGTAAACTACGCGGTTGATGCCGTCTACTTCGTTTATGATGCGGCGAGAGACGTTTTCTAGTAGGTCGTACGGCAAGCGCGAGAAGCTAGCCGTCATGCCGTCGCTAGCGTCCACCACGCGCACGCACACGGCGTTTTCGTAGGTGCGGTTATCGCCCATTACGCCGACTGAATTTACGTTTAAAAGCACGCAAAAAGCTTGCCACGTCTTGTTGTACCAGCCGCTTGATTTTAGCTCGTCGCGCAGGATCACGTCGGCTTTGCGTAGTAGCTCGAGGCTCGGCGTATTTACCTCGCCCATTATGCGGATCGCAAGGCCCGGACCGGGGAATGGATGGCGAAACACCAAATCCCTGCTAAGACCAAGCTCAAGGCCGAGTTGACGCACCTCGTCTTTAAAAATCTCTCTTAAAGGCTCGATTAGCTCAAAGCTCATCCAATCAGGCAGCCCGCCCACGTTGTGGTGGCTTTTGATCGTCTTGCTCGAGCCTACGACCGAGCTTTCGATGATGTCGGTATAGAGCGTGCCTTGGGCTAAAAATTTGACATTATCGTGCTTTTTGGCCTCTTTTTCAAAGATTTCGATGAAAGTTTCGCCGATGATCTTGCGTTTTTTCTCCGGATCTGTTACGCCGGCAAGCCTTTCTAGGAAAGTTTTACTCGCGTCTATGCTAACTAGTTCTACGCCAAGCTTGGTTCTAAAAGTCGCCTCCACCTGCTCGCGCTCGCCCGTTCTAAGTAGTCCGTTATCGACGAAAACCAGGATCAAATTTTGCGGTATCGCGGCGGCCAGAAGCGCGGCGGTGACGGAGCTATCCACGCCTCCGCTAACGGCGCAAAGGACTTTTTTGTTACCGACCGTTTCTTTGATTTTAGCGATCTGGGTTTTGGCAAAGCT is part of the uncultured Campylobacter sp. genome and harbors:
- the guaA gene encoding glutamine-hydrolyzing GMP synthase; its protein translation is MNNTIIVLDFGSQYTQLIARRLREQGVYTEILPFNAKVEEIKAKKPKGIILSGGPASVYAPDAYFCDEGVFKPKLPILGICYGMQLLAHKFGAQVAPASHKEYGKAELTVTKEHRLFTDLPQKQIVWMSHSDFVKNLPNGFEALATSENSPYCVFGDDARKFYALQFHPEVQHSEFGTQILKNFAKYICGCESTWNMGSFAKTQIAKIKETVGNKKVLCAVSGGVDSSVTAALLAAAIPQNLILVFVDNGLLRTGEREQVEATFRTKLGVELVSIDASKTFLERLAGVTDPEKKRKIIGETFIEIFEKEAKKHDNVKFLAQGTLYTDIIESSVVGSSKTIKSHHNVGGLPDWMSFELIEPLREIFKDEVRQLGLELGLSRDLVFRHPFPGPGLAIRIMGEVNTPSLELLRKADVILRDELKSSGWYNKTWQAFCVLLNVNSVGVMGDNRTYENAVCVRVVDASDGMTASFSRLPYDLLENVSRRIINEVDGINRVVYDISSKPPATIEWE